The Kitasatospora paranensis genome has a window encoding:
- a CDS encoding sensor histidine kinase: protein MGAEVWSRWPSGDVLFRDGLTGPRKLLGLGGRLVLLTVVVWSTFASDRLAAGAVVLVSGLLLTGAALLVGFFLAVRGRRLPAALGCAAGLLAVAVGASAVDASTLAGTVWCVLAVAALVRLPLLGGLPVAAAALASYVALDGVSTTAGLATAGGMVLLGSLLRLDAEARAAQRRLLEQERAARTAEARSAALAERARIAREIHDVLAHSLSAQLVHLEAARLMLDGGAERDRVRERVVAARRMAQEGLAETRQALSALRGELTPVGDFLVELTGREAARLVVEGSPRPVPAEPALAVRRVALEAVTNARKHAPGAAVTVRLAYLAGAVELEVRNTPGAGPASNPLADSGAGYGLLGMRERAELLGGELAAGPEDGGWRVLLRVPT, encoded by the coding sequence GTGGGCGCGGAGGTCTGGAGCCGCTGGCCGAGCGGGGACGTCCTGTTCCGGGACGGGCTCACCGGGCCCCGGAAGCTGCTCGGCCTCGGCGGCCGGCTGGTCCTGCTGACCGTGGTGGTCTGGAGCACCTTCGCCTCGGACCGCCTCGCCGCCGGGGCGGTCGTCCTGGTGTCGGGCCTGCTGCTCACCGGTGCGGCGCTGCTGGTGGGCTTCTTCCTGGCGGTCCGCGGACGCCGGCTCCCGGCGGCGCTGGGCTGCGCGGCCGGTCTGCTGGCGGTGGCCGTCGGGGCGAGCGCCGTGGACGCCTCCACCCTGGCCGGCACGGTCTGGTGCGTCCTCGCCGTGGCGGCCCTCGTCCGGCTGCCGCTCCTCGGCGGGCTGCCGGTCGCCGCGGCCGCCCTGGCCTCGTACGTTGCCCTGGACGGTGTGTCGACCACGGCCGGGCTGGCGACCGCGGGCGGGATGGTGCTGCTCGGCTCTCTGCTGCGGCTGGACGCCGAGGCCCGCGCCGCCCAGCGGCGGCTGCTGGAACAGGAACGGGCCGCCCGGACGGCCGAGGCGCGGAGCGCGGCCCTCGCCGAGCGGGCCCGGATCGCCCGGGAGATCCACGACGTGCTGGCGCACAGCCTCTCCGCGCAGCTCGTCCACCTGGAGGCGGCCCGGCTGATGCTGGACGGCGGAGCCGAGCGGGACCGGGTCCGCGAGCGGGTGGTGGCGGCCCGGCGGATGGCCCAGGAGGGGCTGGCGGAGACCCGGCAGGCGCTGTCCGCACTGCGGGGCGAGCTGACCCCGGTCGGCGACTTCCTGGTGGAACTGACGGGCCGTGAGGCGGCGCGGCTGGTCGTCGAGGGCAGTCCGCGGCCGGTGCCCGCCGAGCCGGCCCTGGCGGTCCGCCGGGTCGCCCTGGAGGCGGTCACCAACGCCCGCAAGCACGCGCCGGGCGCCGCGGTCACCGTCCGACTGGCCTATCTGGCCGGGGCGGTGGAGCTGGAGGTGCGCAACACCCCCGGGGCGGGGCCGGCGTCCAACCCGCTGGCCGACAGCGGCGCCGGGTACGGTCTGCTGGGGATGCGGGAGCGCGCCGAGCTGCTCGGCGGCGAGCTCGCGGCCGGACCGGAGGACGGAGGATGGCGGGTGCTGTTGCGGGTGCCGACGTGA
- a CDS encoding response regulator transcription factor yields MAGAVAGADVSGGPTTRVVVADDQTVVREGIVMLLGLLPGIEVVGAASDGEEAVRLVAELAPDVVLMDLRMPRCDGVEATRRIRADHAGTEVVVLTTYADDESLFPALQAGARGYLTKDAGAEEIARAVADVRSGAAGLSPQVQRRLLERLSGPAPAAQPGPAGTPGSAGSAGSAGSPGSPVRPAELPDGLTVREAEVLALIAEGLSNAEIAEALFVSPSTVKTHINNLFAKTAVRDRAQAVAYAFRQGISRRS; encoded by the coding sequence ATGGCGGGTGCTGTTGCGGGTGCCGACGTGAGCGGGGGCCCCACCACGCGGGTGGTGGTCGCGGACGACCAGACGGTGGTGCGCGAGGGGATCGTGATGCTGCTGGGGCTGCTGCCCGGGATCGAGGTGGTCGGCGCGGCGTCCGACGGCGAGGAGGCCGTCCGGCTGGTCGCCGAACTCGCCCCCGACGTGGTGCTGATGGACCTTCGGATGCCGCGCTGCGACGGAGTCGAGGCCACCCGCCGGATCCGGGCGGACCATGCGGGGACGGAGGTGGTGGTGCTCACCACCTACGCCGACGACGAGTCGCTCTTCCCGGCGCTGCAGGCCGGGGCGCGGGGCTATCTGACCAAGGACGCGGGGGCGGAGGAGATCGCCCGGGCCGTCGCGGACGTGCGGTCCGGCGCGGCCGGGCTCTCCCCGCAGGTGCAGCGACGGCTGCTGGAAAGGCTGTCGGGGCCCGCGCCGGCGGCGCAGCCGGGCCCGGCGGGAACTCCCGGGTCCGCCGGATCAGCCGGGTCGGCCGGGTCGCCCGGGTCGCCGGTCCGTCCGGCCGAGCTGCCGGACGGGCTGACCGTGCGCGAGGCCGAGGTGCTGGCGCTGATCGCCGAGGGGCTCTCCAACGCGGAGATCGCCGAGGCGCTCTTCGTCAGCCCGTCCACGGTGAAGACGCACATCAACAACCTCTTCGCCAAGACCGCCGTCCGGGACCGCGCGCAGGCGGTGGCTTACGCCTTTCGGCAGGGAATCTCACGTCGTTCGTGA
- a CDS encoding DUF485 domain-containing protein, translating into MVQQERFDWWAGRVSGRAAVRAARVPAPSRAARSAAAAGQAAPAPAVVRPRPVPAAGAAPADTAAAATAATAATAVEADAAAVYRAVQQSEAFQEIRRGYRGFVLPATGAFLGWYLLYLVAQAAAPGLMARRTVGPLNVAWILGLGQFASTFLLTWLYARNARTRRDRAALELRWDTQDQLR; encoded by the coding sequence GTGGTGCAGCAGGAGAGGTTCGACTGGTGGGCCGGCCGGGTGTCGGGCCGCGCCGCCGTCCGTGCGGCGCGGGTGCCCGCACCCTCCCGGGCGGCACGGTCCGCCGCTGCCGCCGGGCAGGCGGCGCCGGCACCGGCCGTCGTCCGGCCCCGGCCGGTGCCGGCAGCCGGGGCAGCCCCGGCCGACACCGCGGCCGCCGCCACCGCCGCCACCGCCGCCACGGCGGTCGAGGCCGACGCGGCCGCGGTGTACCGCGCCGTGCAGCAGAGCGAGGCCTTCCAGGAGATCCGCCGCGGGTACCGCGGCTTCGTCCTGCCGGCCACCGGCGCCTTCCTCGGCTGGTACCTGCTGTACCTGGTCGCGCAGGCCGCCGCACCGGGGCTGATGGCCCGTCGCACGGTCGGCCCGCTGAACGTGGCCTGGATCCTGGGGCTCGGTCAGTTCGCCTCCACCTTCCTGCTCACCTGGCTGTACGCCCGCAACGCCCGCACCCGCCGCGACCGAGCCGCCCTCGAACTGCGCTGGGACACCCAGGACCAGCTCCGGTGA
- a CDS encoding cation acetate symporter — MTGPGAFAPAPARLAAAAPSGAHHGLAVVLFAVVVLVTLTITLWVGRRGHGAEDFYAGGRGFSPLQNGLALSGDYLSAASFLGVTGLIAIYGYDGMLYSIGFLVAWLVVLMLVAELVRNAGRYTLADVLALRMRQRPVRAAAGTAGMVVSLLYLIAQMVGAGSLVALLLGTGSGQAKGWTIVGVGALMIVYVTVGGMRATTWIQIVKAVLLMAGSVLLTVLVLARFHGDVGALMTAAADRSGAGQAYLEPGLKYGTGPTSRLDFVSLGLALVLGTAGLPHILSRFYTVPTARAARRSTIWAIGLVGGFYLMAVVLGLGAGALVGAPAVKAANPAGNTAAPLLALVLGGGEGSTRGVVLFALISAIAFATILAVVAGLTLASSAAFAHDLYARAWRRSDERQVDEREEVVAARLSAVVIGALAIVLSLFAQRLNVAFLVGLAFAVAASANLPTLLYSLFWRRFTTRGAVWAVYGGLVPAVLLVVFSPVVSGSPAALLPGVDFHWFPLENPGLVSIPLGFLAGWVGTVTSREPADPDRYAELEVRSLTGAGAV, encoded by the coding sequence GTGACGGGGCCCGGCGCGTTCGCGCCCGCCCCCGCCCGGCTCGCCGCGGCTGCCCCCTCGGGCGCGCACCACGGGCTGGCCGTCGTCCTGTTCGCGGTCGTCGTCCTGGTCACCCTGACGATCACCCTGTGGGTCGGCCGCCGCGGCCACGGCGCCGAGGACTTCTACGCCGGCGGCCGGGGCTTCAGCCCGCTGCAGAACGGCCTGGCCCTCTCCGGCGACTACCTCTCCGCGGCCTCCTTCCTCGGGGTCACCGGCCTGATCGCGATCTACGGCTACGACGGGATGCTCTACAGCATCGGCTTCCTGGTCGCCTGGCTGGTCGTGCTGATGCTGGTCGCCGAGCTGGTCCGCAACGCCGGCCGCTACACCCTGGCCGACGTGCTGGCCCTGCGGATGCGCCAGCGCCCGGTGCGGGCCGCCGCGGGCACCGCCGGCATGGTGGTCTCGCTGCTCTACCTGATCGCGCAGATGGTCGGCGCCGGCAGCCTGGTCGCCCTCCTGCTCGGCACGGGCAGCGGCCAGGCCAAGGGGTGGACGATCGTCGGGGTCGGCGCCCTGATGATCGTCTACGTGACGGTCGGCGGGATGCGCGCCACCACCTGGATCCAGATCGTCAAGGCCGTGCTGCTGATGGCCGGTTCGGTGCTGCTCACGGTGCTCGTGCTGGCCCGGTTCCACGGGGACGTCGGCGCCCTGATGACCGCCGCCGCCGACCGCAGCGGGGCCGGGCAGGCCTACCTGGAGCCCGGCCTGAAGTACGGCACCGGCCCGACCAGCCGACTGGACTTCGTCAGCCTCGGCCTGGCACTGGTGCTGGGCACCGCGGGGCTGCCGCACATCCTCTCCCGCTTCTACACCGTGCCGACGGCGCGGGCCGCCCGGCGCTCCACGATCTGGGCGATCGGGCTGGTCGGCGGCTTCTACCTGATGGCGGTGGTGCTCGGGCTCGGCGCCGGGGCCCTGGTCGGCGCGCCCGCAGTGAAGGCGGCCAACCCCGCGGGCAACACCGCGGCGCCGCTGCTGGCCCTGGTGCTGGGCGGCGGCGAGGGCTCGACCCGCGGGGTGGTGCTGTTCGCGCTGATCTCCGCGATCGCCTTCGCCACCATCCTCGCGGTGGTGGCCGGGCTCACCCTGGCCTCCTCGGCCGCATTCGCCCACGACCTCTACGCCCGGGCCTGGCGCCGCAGCGACGAGCGGCAGGTGGACGAGCGAGAGGAGGTGGTGGCCGCGCGGCTGTCCGCGGTGGTGATCGGTGCGCTGGCGATCGTGCTGAGCCTGTTCGCCCAGCGGTTGAACGTGGCCTTCCTGGTGGGTCTGGCCTTCGCGGTGGCCGCCTCGGCCAACCTGCCGACCCTGCTGTACAGCCTGTTCTGGCGCCGTTTCACCACCCGCGGTGCGGTCTGGGCGGTGTACGGCGGCCTGGTGCCCGCGGTGCTGCTGGTGGTGTTCTCGCCCGTGGTGTCCGGGTCGCCCGCGGCGCTGCTGCCGGGCGTGGACTTCCACTGGTTCCCGCTGGAGAACCCGGGCCTGGTCTCGATCCCGCTGGGCTTCCTCGCGGGCTGGGTGGGCACGGTGACCTCCCGGGAGCCGGCCGATCCGGACCGCTACGCCGAGCTGGAGGTCCGCTCGCTCACCGGCGCCGGCGCCGTGTAG
- a CDS encoding ABC transporter ATP-binding protein, producing the protein MSPHKAGAVPAIELTGATKRFRTPSGTLHTAVRDLDLTVAPGEFVAVVGPTGCGKSTTLTLVSGLEEPTEGEVRVHGENVEGINEHVGFVFQQDAVFPWRTVLSNVMAGPRFRGVPTDQAREKARDWLARVGLSAFEDRYPHQLSGGMRKRVALAQTFVNDPKILLMDEPFSALDVQTRALMSDQLLELWAGTGSSVVFVTHDLDEAIALADRVVVMTAGPATVKEVFTVDLPRPRTVEAVRLEPRFVELYREIWASLGEEVRITRERGAGRAA; encoded by the coding sequence GTGAGCCCGCACAAGGCCGGCGCCGTCCCGGCGATCGAGTTGACCGGAGCGACCAAACGCTTCCGGACGCCCTCCGGCACCCTGCACACCGCCGTCCGGGACCTCGACCTGACCGTCGCCCCCGGCGAGTTCGTCGCCGTGGTCGGGCCGACCGGCTGCGGCAAGTCGACCACGCTGACACTGGTCAGCGGCCTGGAGGAGCCCACCGAGGGCGAGGTGCGGGTGCACGGCGAGAACGTCGAGGGCATCAACGAGCACGTCGGCTTCGTCTTCCAGCAGGACGCCGTCTTCCCGTGGCGCACCGTGCTGTCGAACGTGATGGCCGGCCCGCGCTTCCGCGGCGTACCGACCGACCAGGCCCGTGAGAAGGCCCGCGACTGGCTGGCCCGGGTGGGCCTGTCCGCCTTCGAGGACCGCTACCCGCACCAGCTGTCCGGCGGTATGCGCAAGCGCGTCGCGCTGGCCCAGACCTTCGTCAACGACCCGAAGATCCTGCTGATGGACGAGCCGTTCTCGGCCCTCGACGTGCAGACCCGGGCGCTGATGTCTGACCAGCTGCTGGAGCTGTGGGCCGGGACGGGTTCCTCGGTCGTGTTCGTCACCCACGACCTGGACGAGGCCATCGCGCTGGCCGACCGGGTCGTGGTGATGACCGCCGGACCGGCCACCGTCAAGGAGGTCTTCACCGTCGACCTGCCGCGCCCGCGCACCGTGGAGGCCGTCCGCCTGGAGCCGCGCTTCGTCGAGCTGTACCGCGAGATCTGGGCCTCGCTCGGCGAAGAGGTCCGCATCACCCGTGAGAGAGGAGCGGGTCGTGCCGCTTGA
- a CDS encoding ABC transporter permease, whose amino-acid sequence MPLETAVATAPVTTRTEVRERAARNRRFGVYGARAGVLAAFLGLWEVCARTGVIDPFNFSQPSKIWAQIWQWIAHGTAQGSLGEQVGYTLYEALTGWVIGVTGGVLLGIALGRIRFLADVFGPYIKILNAVPRIVLAPIFLIWFGLGPASKIASAVVLVFFPVFFNAFQGAREVDRNLVANARILGADNRRVTLQVVIPAATTWIFTSLHVSFGFALIGAIVGEYIGATKGLGLMVAAAQGTFNAAGVYAAMTILAVVALLTEGLLTFAEKRLFRWKPADTGDGR is encoded by the coding sequence GTGCCGCTTGAGACCGCCGTCGCCACCGCCCCCGTCACCACCCGCACCGAGGTCCGCGAACGAGCGGCCCGCAACCGGAGGTTCGGTGTGTACGGCGCCCGCGCCGGGGTGCTGGCCGCGTTCCTGGGCCTGTGGGAGGTGTGCGCCCGCACCGGGGTGATCGACCCGTTCAACTTCTCCCAGCCGTCGAAGATCTGGGCGCAGATCTGGCAGTGGATCGCCCACGGCACCGCGCAGGGCTCGCTCGGCGAGCAGGTCGGCTACACCCTGTACGAGGCGCTCACCGGCTGGGTGATCGGCGTGACGGGCGGTGTGCTGCTGGGCATCGCGCTCGGCCGGATCCGCTTCCTGGCCGACGTGTTCGGCCCGTACATCAAGATCCTCAATGCCGTTCCGCGCATCGTGCTGGCGCCGATCTTCCTGATCTGGTTCGGGCTCGGGCCGGCCTCCAAGATCGCCTCGGCCGTGGTGCTGGTGTTCTTCCCGGTGTTCTTCAACGCCTTCCAGGGTGCCCGCGAGGTCGACCGCAACCTGGTCGCCAACGCCCGGATCCTGGGCGCCGACAACCGCCGGGTCACCCTGCAGGTGGTCATCCCCGCCGCCACCACGTGGATCTTCACCAGCCTGCACGTCAGCTTCGGCTTCGCGCTCATCGGCGCCATCGTCGGCGAGTACATCGGCGCCACCAAGGGCCTCGGCCTGATGGTCGCCGCCGCCCAGGGCACCTTCAACGCGGCCGGTGTGTACGCCGCGATGACCATCCTCGCCGTGGTCGCCCTGCTCACCGAGGGCCTGCTCACCTTCGCCGAGAAGCGGCTCTTCCGCTGGAAGCCGGCCGACACCGGCGACGGCCGCTGA
- a CDS encoding ABC transporter substrate-binding protein, with translation MRRTAAAAIAAVLLLPLAACANDAASTSHTGAAPAGPTVSGPKVKIMVGGLDKVIYMPAMLTQRLGFFAEAGVNVELLSEPAGVNATTALLAGDVQGAVGFYDHTIDLQAKGKSVESVVQFSQAPGEVEVVSAKQAAAIKGGADFKGRKLGVTSIGSSTDFLTKYLAVKNGVNVSEFSPIAVGAGQTFIAAMQQGSIDAGMTTDPTVANIVAKNIGSVLYDMRTPEGSKAALGGLYPSSSLYMNTAWVNGNKDTVQKLANAFVKTLKWMGSHTPEEIAAKMPADYAQGGAEQYAAAIKATLPMFTTDGVMPADGPKTVLAVLGAFHPDVKGKESTIDLSKTYTTEFVTKAAG, from the coding sequence ATGCGCAGAACCGCCGCAGCCGCCATCGCCGCCGTGCTGCTCCTGCCGCTGGCCGCCTGTGCCAACGACGCCGCCTCCACCTCGCACACCGGCGCGGCCCCGGCGGGCCCGACCGTCTCCGGCCCCAAAGTGAAGATCATGGTCGGCGGCCTGGACAAGGTCATCTACATGCCGGCCATGCTCACCCAGCGGCTCGGCTTCTTCGCCGAGGCCGGGGTCAACGTCGAGCTGCTGAGCGAGCCGGCCGGCGTCAACGCCACCACCGCACTGCTCGCCGGCGACGTCCAGGGCGCGGTCGGCTTCTACGACCACACCATCGACCTCCAGGCCAAGGGCAAGAGCGTCGAGTCGGTGGTCCAGTTCTCGCAGGCCCCCGGCGAGGTCGAGGTGGTCTCCGCCAAGCAGGCCGCCGCGATCAAGGGCGGCGCCGACTTCAAGGGCCGCAAGCTGGGCGTCACCAGCATCGGCTCCTCCACCGACTTCCTCACCAAGTACCTGGCCGTCAAGAACGGCGTGAACGTCAGCGAGTTCAGCCCGATCGCGGTCGGCGCCGGCCAGACCTTCATCGCCGCCATGCAGCAGGGCTCGATCGACGCCGGCATGACCACCGACCCGACGGTGGCGAACATCGTCGCCAAGAACATCGGCTCGGTGCTGTACGACATGCGGACCCCGGAGGGTTCCAAGGCCGCGCTCGGCGGCCTCTACCCCTCGTCCTCGCTCTACATGAACACCGCCTGGGTGAACGGCAACAAGGACACCGTCCAGAAGCTCGCCAACGCCTTCGTGAAGACGCTCAAGTGGATGGGCAGCCACACGCCGGAGGAGATCGCGGCGAAGATGCCCGCCGACTACGCGCAGGGCGGTGCCGAGCAGTACGCGGCGGCGATCAAGGCCACCCTGCCGATGTTCACCACCGACGGCGTGATGCCCGCCGACGGCCCGAAGACGGTGCTGGCGGTGCTCGGCGCCTTCCACCCGGACGTCAAGGGCAAGGAGTCGACCATCGACCTGTCGAAGACCTACACCACCGAGTTCGTCACCAAGGCGGCCGGCTGA
- a CDS encoding sucrase ferredoxin, which yields MSTCTTLSRELTEPLAATAATAATWLLVEQSGPWGAKALVESHLDTAVGRALETAAAGTGVRVALIRSPGRHADAQAAPHEVIVAHTAPGRSWVRRTAVTDPAELLALDLAALGAGEHGGLGTEHTGGPVALVCTNGRRDRCCALLGRPLAAELAAAGHGEVWEVTHLGGHRFSPTMLVLPYGYAYGRLSGASAKEVLASTAAGHTVPEFSRGRSCWQRPGQAAEHAVRLATGETAADALTVEAERADGGGWAVEVRHTDGRRWLVPVTEGVSLPPRPESCGKAAGTPSRMTAGPVERL from the coding sequence GTGAGCACCTGCACCACGCTGTCGCGTGAACTGACCGAACCGCTGGCCGCGACCGCGGCGACGGCGGCGACCTGGCTGCTCGTCGAGCAATCCGGTCCGTGGGGTGCGAAGGCGCTGGTGGAGAGCCATCTGGACACCGCGGTCGGCCGGGCCCTGGAGACCGCGGCGGCCGGCACGGGCGTGCGGGTGGCACTGATCCGCAGCCCCGGCCGGCACGCCGACGCGCAGGCGGCGCCGCACGAGGTGATCGTCGCGCACACCGCACCGGGCCGGTCCTGGGTGCGGCGCACCGCGGTGACCGATCCGGCGGAGCTGCTCGCCCTCGACCTCGCCGCCCTCGGCGCGGGCGAGCACGGGGGCCTGGGCACCGAGCACACCGGCGGCCCGGTGGCCCTGGTGTGCACCAACGGGCGCCGGGACCGCTGCTGCGCCCTGCTGGGCCGGCCGCTGGCCGCCGAGCTCGCCGCGGCCGGGCACGGCGAGGTCTGGGAGGTCACGCACCTCGGCGGCCACCGCTTCTCCCCGACGATGCTGGTGCTGCCGTACGGCTACGCGTACGGCCGGCTGTCCGGGGCGAGCGCCAAGGAGGTGCTGGCGTCGACGGCGGCCGGGCACACCGTGCCGGAGTTCTCCCGGGGCCGTTCCTGCTGGCAGCGGCCGGGCCAGGCCGCGGAGCACGCGGTGCGGCTGGCGACCGGCGAGACGGCGGCCGACGCGCTGACCGTCGAAGCGGAGCGGGCCGACGGGGGCGGCTGGGCGGTGGAGGTCCGGCACACGGACGGCCGGCGCTGGCTGGTGCCGGTCACCGAGGGTGTCAGCCTGCCGCCGCGGCCGGAGAGTTGCGGCAAGGCCGCGGGTACGCCGTCGCGGATGACCGCGGGCCCGGTGGAACGGCTGTGA
- a CDS encoding DNA topoisomerase IV subunit A produces the protein MARRSSPTPPPGDFEERILDVDVVDEMQGSFLEYAYSVIYSRALPDARDGLKPVHRRILYQANEMGLRPERGHVKCARLVGEVMGRLHPHGDASIYDSVVRMAQPFSMRLPLIDGHGNFGSLGNDDPPAAMRYTESRLTAASMSMVESIHEDTVDFGPNYDGSEQEPGVLPAAFPNLLVNGASGIAVGMATNMPPHNLAEVVAAARHLIKHPTADLDTLMRFVPGPDLPTGGRIVGLSGIRDAYESGRGTFKIRATTAIENVTARRKGIVVTELPYSVGPEKVIAKIKDLVNAKKLQGIADVKDLTDREHGLRLVIEVKNGFVPEALLEQLFKLTPMEETFGINNVALVDGQPLTLGLKELLEVYVDHRFEVVRRRSEFRRRKRQERLHLVEGLLVALVDIDEVIALIRSSDNAAQAKERLMERFSLSEIQTAYILDTPLRRLTRFDRVELEDEQQKLTGEIAELTEILESDTRLRNVVSTELGAVAKQFGTPRRTVLLAAGAVPSAALTVPLEVADDPCRVLLSSTGLLARTTDGEPSEGSEQRARHDAVASAVTATARADVGLVTSAGRVLRLPVIDLPQLPAGGAVSLAGGAAVSEFLRLEAGERALALTTLDESSPGLALGTLQGVVKRVVPEWPANKDEFEVIALKEGDEVVGAVELATGDEDMVFIASDAQLLRYPAGQVRPQGRPAGGMAGIKLSEGARVLSFTAVDPAVDAVVLSVASASGTLAGAEHTTWKVTPFEQYPRKGRATGGVRCQRFLRGEDALAFAWAGAVPALASAANGSPVELPERDPRRDGSGTPVTGQVAAVGSRA, from the coding sequence ATGGCCCGCCGCAGTTCGCCCACCCCGCCGCCCGGTGACTTCGAGGAGCGGATCCTCGACGTCGATGTCGTGGACGAGATGCAGGGTTCGTTCTTGGAGTACGCGTACTCGGTGATCTACTCCCGTGCGCTGCCCGACGCGCGGGACGGGCTGAAGCCCGTGCACCGCCGGATCCTGTACCAGGCCAACGAGATGGGCCTGCGGCCCGAGCGCGGCCATGTGAAGTGCGCCCGCCTGGTGGGCGAGGTGATGGGCCGGCTGCACCCGCACGGCGACGCGTCGATCTACGACTCGGTCGTCCGGATGGCGCAGCCGTTCTCGATGCGCCTGCCGCTGATCGACGGTCACGGCAACTTCGGCTCGCTCGGCAACGACGACCCGCCGGCCGCGATGCGGTACACGGAGTCGCGGCTGACGGCGGCCTCGATGTCGATGGTGGAGTCGATCCACGAGGACACCGTGGACTTCGGGCCGAACTACGACGGCAGCGAGCAGGAGCCGGGCGTCCTGCCGGCGGCGTTCCCGAACCTGCTGGTCAACGGCGCGTCCGGGATCGCGGTCGGCATGGCGACGAACATGCCGCCGCACAACCTGGCCGAGGTGGTGGCGGCGGCCCGGCACCTGATCAAGCACCCGACCGCGGACCTGGACACCCTGATGCGGTTCGTGCCCGGCCCCGACCTGCCGACCGGCGGCCGGATCGTGGGGCTGTCCGGCATCCGCGACGCGTACGAGTCGGGCCGCGGCACGTTCAAGATCCGTGCCACCACGGCGATCGAGAACGTGACGGCCCGCCGCAAGGGCATCGTGGTCACCGAGCTGCCGTACAGCGTCGGCCCGGAGAAGGTGATCGCGAAGATCAAGGACCTGGTCAACGCGAAGAAGCTCCAGGGCATCGCGGACGTCAAGGACCTGACGGACCGCGAGCACGGCCTGCGGCTGGTGATCGAGGTCAAGAACGGCTTCGTGCCGGAGGCGCTGCTGGAGCAGCTGTTCAAGCTGACGCCGATGGAGGAGACCTTCGGCATCAACAACGTGGCGCTGGTGGACGGCCAGCCGCTGACGCTGGGTCTGAAGGAGCTGCTGGAGGTCTACGTCGACCACCGCTTCGAGGTGGTCCGGCGGCGCAGCGAGTTCCGGCGCCGCAAGCGCCAGGAGCGGCTGCACCTGGTCGAGGGCCTGCTGGTGGCGCTGGTCGACATCGACGAGGTCATCGCGCTGATCCGCTCCAGCGACAACGCGGCGCAGGCCAAGGAGCGGCTGATGGAGCGCTTCTCGCTGTCGGAGATCCAGACGGCGTACATCCTGGACACCCCGCTGCGGCGGCTCACCCGGTTCGACCGGGTGGAGCTGGAGGACGAGCAGCAGAAGCTCACCGGGGAGATCGCGGAGCTCACCGAGATCCTGGAGTCCGACACCCGGCTGCGCAACGTGGTCTCGACCGAGCTGGGCGCGGTGGCGAAGCAGTTCGGCACGCCGCGGCGGACGGTGCTGCTGGCGGCGGGCGCGGTGCCGAGTGCGGCGCTGACGGTGCCGCTGGAGGTCGCGGACGACCCGTGCCGGGTGCTGCTGTCCTCGACGGGGCTGCTGGCGCGGACGACCGACGGGGAGCCGTCGGAGGGTTCGGAGCAGCGGGCCAGGCACGATGCGGTGGCGTCGGCGGTGACGGCGACGGCCCGGGCGGACGTGGGCCTGGTGACGTCGGCGGGCCGGGTGCTGCGGCTGCCGGTGATCGACCTGCCGCAGCTGCCGGCGGGCGGCGCGGTGTCGCTGGCGGGCGGCGCCGCGGTGTCGGAGTTCCTCCGGCTGGAGGCCGGCGAGCGGGCCCTGGCGCTGACCACCCTGGACGAGTCCTCGCCCGGGCTGGCGCTGGGCACCCTGCAGGGCGTGGTGAAGCGGGTCGTGCCGGAGTGGCCGGCCAACAAGGACGAGTTCGAGGTGATCGCCCTCAAGGAGGGTGACGAGGTGGTCGGCGCGGTCGAGCTGGCCACCGGCGACGAGGACATGGTCTTCATCGCGTCCGACGCGCAGCTGCTGCGCTATCCGGCGGGCCAGGTGCGGCCGCAGGGCCGCCCGGCGGGCGGCATGGCGGGCATCAAGCTGTCGGAGGGCGCGCGGGTGCTGTCGTTCACGGCGGTGGATCCGGCGGTGGACGCGGTGGTGCTGTCGGTCGCGTCGGCGTCGGGGACGCTGGCCGGTGCGGAGCACACCACGTGGAAGGTGACGCCGTTCGAGCAGTACCCGCGCAAGGGCCGGGCCACCGGCGGTGTGCGCTGCCAGCGGTTCCTGCGCGGGGAGGACGCCCTGGCGTTCGCCTGGGCCGGCGCGGTGCCGGCGCTGGCCTCGGCGGCGAACGGCTCGCCGGTGGAGCTGCCCGAGCGCGACCCGCGGCGGGACGGCTCCGGCACTCCGGTGACGGGACAGGTGGCCGCGGTCGGCAGCCGCGCCTGA